The Streptomyces sp. WZ-12 genome segment CGTTGCTCTCCGGGTCCGACCGCGTCTCTTCGGTGATCTTCGTGGCGAAGTAACCGGGCGCGATCGCATTGACCTGGATGTTGTACGGGGCGAGCTCGTCGCAGTACGCCTTGGTCAGTCCTGCGATGCCGTGCTTGGTTGCGGCGTAGGCGGGCGAGCGCTGACCGCCCAGGAACGAGAACATCGACGCGATGTTGATGATCTTCCCCGAGCGCTGCGGAATCATGAACTGCGCCGCCTCGTGGCTGAGTTCGAAGGCCGCCGTCAGATTGACCGCGACCATGGGATCCCATTCGGCACGGCCGAACTCCTCCACGGGGGCGAGGTTGCAGATGCCCGCCGAGTTCACCAGCACATCCACCGAACCGAATGCCTCCACACACCCCTGAACGATCCGCAGCGGAGCACCCGGCGCCGTGAGATCGGCCTCAAGGAACTCCATACGAGCCCCCGCGTCCTCGATGAGCCGACGCGTGGTGCCGTCGTCCTCGGCGACGGAGGGGATGAAGACGTTCGCGCCGGCCTTGGCGAGGGCCAGTGAGAACGCCTGGCCCAAACCGGTGTTGCCACCGGTGACGATGGCGTTCTTGCCCGCGAGGGAGAAGAAACCTGAGTGGAAGTCCGTGATGTCCATGGGGTTCTGCCTTCAGTAGTGCGGCTCAGGAAGAGGGGGGGGGGCGGCTCAGGCGGTCGCGGGGACCGTGGGAGGGGCCGGGGGGGGGGGGCGGGGCGGGAGGCCAGGTCCGGGCGCGGGCCCGCGTGGTCAGGGTCGTCACCAAGACCCCCAGCAGTGCCATCGCCAGCAGGAAGACGAACAGCGTCGTGTAGCCGCCGCCCTGCTCCGGCACGGCGGGCGTCGCGGTGGGGTCGCCGATCCACCAGGCGCACAGCGAGGGCAGGAACGCATCGGGCAGGAACGCGATACCAGAGGCCAGTCCGATGACACCGCCCCGCTCGTTCTTGGGGATCTCCACCTCACCGACCGTCGCGAAGTAGACACCCCGGCTGGTGAACACGAACAGGCAGAGCAGGAACATCAACCCCAGCGCCCCCCACTTGTAGGCGGGCTGGTGCGGCAGCACCAAGAAGACCAGGGCAACGGCGGCGCTGCCGACGAACATCCAACGCAGAAGGCGCGGCGAGGACTTGGTGACCTTGTCGACGACGACACCACCCGCGGGGCCCGCGACGAACTGGAAGACGTAGGTGCGGATCACGCCGATGACACCGATGAGCCCGGCGGCCATGCCGAAGCGGTTTTCCAGCAGCGGCGAGAAATAGCCGAGCGTCGTGTAGAAGCAGTACATCAGCATGGCGGTGATGCCGATGAGCCACGTGTACTTGTTCCGCACCGCCCGCCACAACTGACGCAACGTCACCGACGACGAGCCGAGTTCAGCGAGCCTCCCCGCGTCACTCTTCACAAAGAGCCACGTCAGCGCGGCGAAGACGAAACACAGCACACCGTAGAGCCGGATCAGCCAGATGACGCCCGCCGACTGCGCCACAGCCATCGCGACGATAGCGGTTCCGGCGAACCCCACCACGGTGGAGGTGACGCCACGCGTCCCTTCCAAAAACCCGAAGAGACGCCCCTGCTCGGAAGAGCTCCCGAGCATTCCGATCGCCTTGACGAGCGCCGGCCAGTACAGACCCATCCCCATCACGGCCATCACCACATGGGCGGCCAGCGCACCCCAATATCCGGGTGCCTGCGCGAGGTACAGATCAGCGGCGCCGGTTCCGGCCAGCGCCACGGTGATCAGCGTTCGCGGCTCGAACCGGTCGGCGAACCAGCCGCCGAGAAAGTACATGAACACCGCAACGGCGCCGAACACCGAAATGATGTTGCCGTAGTCCTGCGCCGACAACCGTAGTGCCTCGGTAGTGGGCCCGAGGAACACAAAGCGAATGTAAGCGACCTGGAAGATGATCCCGCCGGACATCGAAAGGACCAGAAAGCTGACCCATCTTTGCAACGTGGACAACGCACAACCACCTCTTCGTGGAAGCCCAGAATCCGAGAAACTGGATACAAAAAAAGAACAGTAACCCTCTGTGGTGAGGAGTTACTGTTCTCTGGTCTCTAGTAACTGCTCCGGCGCAGAGCCGGAGCCGGTATGAAGTTATTCGGCCCTCATCGGTCCGTTCACGAACAGTACGAGCGAACGTTTCCCGCTGTCAACCACCTGCTTACCCCCACGACCTGCGGGTACGAGGCTCACATGGCCCAGACGTCCCGATTCGACGAGGCGATCGCGCACGCACCCGCCTTCAGGGCCGCGAACACATCGTCGCGATCACAGACCAGCCCGCCGGCGATGAGCGGCACACCGATGTCCGCCACCACCCAGGAGATGACCCGCGGCATACAGCCGGGCAGGATCTCCACACAGTCCGGCTGCGACCTACGCACCTGCGGCGCGAGATTGTGGTACGAGAGCGAGTCGATGAGGAAGAAGCGGTGCACCGCGAACAATCCCAGCTCGCGAGCGGCCCGCACCATAAACGCCTTGGAGCTGAGGATCCCATCGGCGGCCGTCCGCTCCTTGACGTACCGCACGACCACCTCTTTCCCGGCGAAACCATCGAGCAGATCGACGTTCACCAAGACGACGCGCCCATCGTCCTTGAGACGCTGCACGATGTCCGGGAGGTCGAGAACCGAGCCGTAGAGCAGGAACACGATGCGGCAATCGGAACGCAGCACCGCCTGCAACCCGGACTCGTCCACCACGCTGGCGACGACCGGATGCTCTTCCAGTAGCTCTGCAAGGGCAGCAGCCATACTCATCTCCCAGGCACATAGCAGCGGCATGTGGCAGCAGGCTCCACCAACGCCCAAGAGCACGGAAGAGGCCGGCACTTCACCACCCCTGCCACCTGCCCCCAGTATGCGCGCCGCGGCCGGGAGGGCCCCCAGCCAGATCCACGGCGAACGCCCTCACCCACTCCACGACCAACCCATCACCGGGCCCCCAACCATCGCCAGGACCAGGCTCCACCGGCCCCGCCCTCCTCCCGGGCTCGCGCAGCCCCCAGACAACCGACGCACCGGACACCACCTGCGACGGAGCCCAAGACACCGCTCCCCGAACACCACCGCGCAGCGGGAAAGGACCAAAGACGCAAACCCAAGGTCCAGCGACCTGCGAGCGATGGACCTTAGTCCCTGTCGAGGGCTCCTCGCCCCCCGAGACACTTCCGACATGGAGAACCTGGACACACTGATCGTTTCCGTGAGCGATCACCTATGGACCTGGCTGCTGATCCCCCTGGTGATCGGCGCCGGTCTGTACTTCACGATCCGATCCAAGGCCGTGCAGCTTCGCCTGCTGCCCGAGACCTTCCGGGTGCTCAGGGAGAAGACCTCCCCGCGCGCTGACGGCCGTAAGCAGGTGTCCGCCTTCGGCGCCTTCACCATCTCGGCGGCCGCCCGGGTCGGGACCGGCAACATCGCCGGTGTGGCCACCGCGATCACCCTCGGTGGAGCAGGGGCCGTCTTCTGGATGTGGGCGATGGCGATCATCGGCGCCGCCTCCGCCTTCGTGGAGTCGGCCCTCGCCCAGCTCTACAAGGTGCGCGGCGCCACCGGAACCTACCGGGGCGGCCCGGCCTACTACATGCAGCGGGCCCTCGGGAAGCGCTGGCTCGGCGTCCTGTTCGCCGTGGTCATCACCGCCACCTTCGGCTTCGTCTTCAACGCCGTCCAGGCCAACACCATCACCACCGTGGTCGGCGGCTCGCTGCCGGAAGCCGACGGTTCCTGGTTCGGCCCGGCCACCGGCCTCCTGCTGGCCGCCCTGCTGGGCCTGGCCGTCTTCGGCGGGGTCCGCCGACTCTCCTCCGTAACCAGCGTGCTCGTCCCAGTGATGGCCATCGTCTACCTGCTCCTCGGTCTGGCCGTGGTGCTGCTGAACATCACCGAGTTCCCCCGCGTCATCGCAGACATCGTCGGCGGCGCATTCGGCCTGCGCGAGCTCGCCGCCGGCGGGATCGGCGCGGCCATCCAACAGGGCATCCGGCGCGGCATGTTCTCCAACGAGGCCGGCCTGGGCTCGGCCCCCAACGCAGGCGCCGCCGCCGAGGTCTCCCACCCGGTCAAGCAGGGCCTCGTCCAGTCCCTGGGCGTCTTCTTCGACACCCTCCTGGTGTGCACGATGACCGCCTTCATCGTCCTGGTCACCAACCCCGAACTCGCCGGCCGGCAGGGCGCCGACCTCACCCAGAACGCGCTGAGCGGCACCCTCGGCTCCTGGGCCGGCCACGTGCTCACCGCCGTGGTCTTCTTGCTCGCCTTCAGCTCGATGATCGGGAACTACTACTACGGCGAGACCAACATCCAATTCATCACCCGCAAGCGCTGGGTGCTCTCCTCCTACCGGACACTGGTCCTGGCCGCAGTGGTGCTCGGCTCGCTGGGCTCCGTCTCGATCGTCTGGAACCTCGCCGACGTCTCCATGGGCATCATGGCCCTGATCAACCTGCTCGCCATCATTCCCCTCTCCGGCATCGCCTTCCGGCTCCTGGAGGACTACCTCGCCCAGCGCCGGGCCGGCCTGGACCCCCTCTTCACCCGGGACCGCCTGCCCGGCCTCAAGGGCATCCAGTGCTGGGA includes the following:
- a CDS encoding SDR family oxidoreductase, coding for MDITDFHSGFFSLAGKNAIVTGGNTGLGQAFSLALAKAGANVFIPSVAEDDGTTRRLIEDAGARMEFLEADLTAPGAPLRIVQGCVEAFGSVDVLVNSAGICNLAPVEEFGRAEWDPMVAVNLTAAFELSHEAAQFMIPQRSGKIINIASMFSFLGGQRSPAYAATKHGIAGLTKAYCDELAPYNIQVNAIAPGYFATKITEETRSDPESNGRVLSHIPAGRWGDVADLMGTTVFLASRASDYVNGHVLPVDGGYLVR
- a CDS encoding MFS transporter; protein product: MSGGIIFQVAYIRFVFLGPTTEALRLSAQDYGNIISVFGAVAVFMYFLGGWFADRFEPRTLITVALAGTGAADLYLAQAPGYWGALAAHVVMAVMGMGLYWPALVKAIGMLGSSSEQGRLFGFLEGTRGVTSTVVGFAGTAIVAMAVAQSAGVIWLIRLYGVLCFVFAALTWLFVKSDAGRLAELGSSSVTLRQLWRAVRNKYTWLIGITAMLMYCFYTTLGYFSPLLENRFGMAAGLIGVIGVIRTYVFQFVAGPAGGVVVDKVTKSSPRLLRWMFVGSAAVALVFLVLPHQPAYKWGALGLMFLLCLFVFTSRGVYFATVGEVEIPKNERGGVIGLASGIAFLPDAFLPSLCAWWIGDPTATPAVPEQGGGYTTLFVFLLAMALLGVLVTTLTTRARARTWPPAPPPPPGPSHGPRDRLSRPPPSS
- a CDS encoding glycerol-3-phosphate responsive antiterminator, producing the protein MAAALAELLEEHPVVASVVDESGLQAVLRSDCRIVFLLYGSVLDLPDIVQRLKDDGRVVLVNVDLLDGFAGKEVVVRYVKERTAADGILSSKAFMVRAARELGLFAVHRFFLIDSLSYHNLAPQVRRSQPDCVEILPGCMPRVISWVVADIGVPLIAGGLVCDRDDVFAALKAGACAIASSNRDVWAM
- a CDS encoding alanine/glycine:cation symporter family protein; translated protein: MENLDTLIVSVSDHLWTWLLIPLVIGAGLYFTIRSKAVQLRLLPETFRVLREKTSPRADGRKQVSAFGAFTISAAARVGTGNIAGVATAITLGGAGAVFWMWAMAIIGAASAFVESALAQLYKVRGATGTYRGGPAYYMQRALGKRWLGVLFAVVITATFGFVFNAVQANTITTVVGGSLPEADGSWFGPATGLLLAALLGLAVFGGVRRLSSVTSVLVPVMAIVYLLLGLAVVLLNITEFPRVIADIVGGAFGLRELAAGGIGAAIQQGIRRGMFSNEAGLGSAPNAGAAAEVSHPVKQGLVQSLGVFFDTLLVCTMTAFIVLVTNPELAGRQGADLTQNALSGTLGSWAGHVLTAVVFLLAFSSMIGNYYYGETNIQFITRKRWVLSSYRTLVLAAVVLGSLGSVSIVWNLADVSMGIMALINLLAIIPLSGIAFRLLEDYLAQRRAGLDPLFTRDRLPGLKGIQCWDPPRTPSNPQLSLVGTSQPSTQQL